A region of Natribaculum luteum DNA encodes the following proteins:
- a CDS encoding carbohydrate ABC transporter permease: MVTDTDRAGTDDRTVADGGTVTGGERGTSHERERTGNAVVNWMENLSEAAYAYLLLLPAFALLTLIAFYPMVRTFVMSLRANQTRGLEQLGGFVGVENYVDILTGNARLARQFLDVGLTSSFPFIELGTPFFQQALFVTLAFAVISVIFETVIGFGQAYVLDQDFRGRRWVRVAIILPWAVPIVIQGMIFFLLFQPTVGFGSDLMQSLGIFSGTPLANSQDAFIIILVADIWKSSAFMALLILAGLQSVDRSLYDVARVAGASPWQRFKLITLPLVMPALLVAMLFRTMDAMRVYGLIESTAGCTTVPSLSCLVVEAMFGGTRIYATAAAVAFATALVIGLIIGVYVLLFRDTEGGMY, encoded by the coding sequence ATGGTAACTGACACCGATAGAGCGGGGACAGACGACAGAACGGTGGCCGACGGCGGGACGGTGACCGGCGGCGAACGGGGAACGAGTCACGAACGAGAGCGGACGGGCAACGCCGTCGTCAACTGGATGGAGAATCTGAGCGAAGCGGCATACGCGTATCTGCTGTTGCTGCCAGCGTTCGCGTTGCTGACGCTGATCGCGTTCTATCCGATGGTTCGGACGTTCGTCATGTCGCTGCGCGCAAATCAAACGCGGGGACTGGAGCAGCTGGGTGGCTTCGTCGGCGTCGAGAACTACGTCGACATTCTCACCGGGAATGCGCGACTTGCCCGACAGTTCCTCGACGTCGGGCTGACGTCGTCGTTTCCCTTTATCGAACTTGGCACCCCGTTCTTCCAGCAGGCGCTGTTCGTCACGCTCGCGTTCGCGGTGATCAGCGTCATCTTCGAGACGGTGATCGGGTTCGGGCAGGCCTACGTGCTCGATCAGGACTTCAGAGGGCGGCGCTGGGTTCGCGTGGCGATCATCCTCCCGTGGGCGGTGCCGATCGTCATCCAGGGGATGATCTTCTTCCTGCTGTTCCAGCCGACGGTCGGGTTCGGCTCCGACCTCATGCAGAGTCTCGGTATCTTCAGTGGGACGCCGCTGGCCAACAGCCAGGACGCCTTCATCATCATCCTCGTGGCCGACATCTGGAAGTCCTCGGCGTTTATGGCCCTGCTGATCCTTGCGGGGCTCCAGAGCGTCGACCGGAGTCTGTACGACGTCGCTCGCGTCGCCGGAGCCTCGCCGTGGCAGCGATTCAAACTGATCACGCTCCCGCTCGTAATGCCGGCCCTGTTGGTCGCAATGTTGTTCCGAACCATGGACGCGATGCGGGTGTACGGCCTGATCGAGTCGACCGCAGGCTGTACGACCGTGCCGTCGCTGAGCTGTCTCGTCGTCGAGGCGATGTTCGGCGGCACGCGCATCTACGCGACGGCCGCCGCCGTGGCCTTCGCGACGGCGCTGGTCATCGGCCTGATCATCGGCGTGTACGTACTGCTCTTTCGCGACACCGAAGGAGGGATGTACTGA
- a CDS encoding carbohydrate ABC transporter permease: MTDPNDSTDPTNSTESSDTSRTGSGRDDLSRDPALRRPDGGTVLTDERDAELDRGPFQRWVANSISNPERVYRAMFYVAAIFFLFTTLFPFYWLLMVALTPEGQLQDIVFTPNGFNPSAFVEVFQVIPFHVYMFNSFVIALGSTILVLIIASLAGYAFGRLEFPGRTPLMLLVLVISFFPPAAFFIPLNDLFNTSFAILRPVTGDGTLYNTPFALVTPLSAIFMPLAIFILTTFYSQIPDGLEDAARVEGTTRLGALFRVIIPLSAPGVATAGVLTFIAVYNEFFFSFLMTDGQPENWAPILDGILAYQGQYQVLYNLMAAASILGVIPVAILVVIAQEKIVSGLTAGALKE, encoded by the coding sequence ATGACTGATCCGAACGACTCCACTGACCCAACGAACTCCACCGAGTCGAGCGACACCAGCCGTACCGGCAGTGGCAGGGATGACCTATCACGAGATCCGGCGCTTCGCCGACCCGACGGCGGCACGGTCCTCACGGACGAGCGCGACGCCGAACTCGACCGCGGGCCGTTCCAGCGGTGGGTCGCCAACTCCATCTCCAACCCGGAGCGGGTCTACCGGGCGATGTTCTACGTCGCGGCGATTTTCTTCCTGTTCACGACGCTATTCCCGTTCTACTGGCTGCTAATGGTCGCACTGACGCCCGAAGGTCAGCTTCAGGACATCGTCTTTACGCCGAACGGCTTCAACCCCAGCGCGTTCGTCGAGGTCTTCCAGGTGATCCCGTTCCACGTGTACATGTTCAACAGCTTCGTGATCGCGCTGGGATCGACGATCCTCGTGTTGATAATCGCCAGCCTCGCCGGCTACGCGTTCGGCCGCCTCGAGTTCCCCGGCCGGACGCCGCTGATGCTGCTGGTGTTGGTCATCTCGTTTTTCCCACCGGCGGCGTTCTTCATCCCGCTGAACGACCTCTTCAACACGTCGTTCGCGATCCTCAGGCCGGTCACCGGCGACGGCACCCTCTACAACACGCCCTTCGCGCTGGTGACGCCGCTGTCGGCGATCTTCATGCCACTGGCGATCTTCATTCTCACGACGTTCTACTCGCAGATTCCGGACGGCCTCGAGGACGCCGCACGCGTCGAGGGAACGACCCGGCTGGGCGCGCTGTTCCGGGTCATTATTCCGCTGTCGGCACCCGGCGTCGCGACTGCTGGCGTGTTGACGTTCATCGCCGTCTACAACGAGTTCTTCTTCTCGTTCCTGATGACCGACGGCCAACCCGAAAACTGGGCGCCGATCCTCGACGGCATCCTCGCCTATCAGGGGCAGTATCAGGTGTTGTACAACCTCATGGCCGCCGCGAGTATCCTCGGGGTGATCCCCGTCGCGATTCTCGTGGTGATCGCCCAGGAAAAGATCGTCAGCGGACTCACCGCAGGAGCACTCAAAGAGTAA
- a CDS encoding ABC transporter ATP-binding protein codes for MARVRLEHITKRYDDVTAVDDVSMEIEDGEFITFVGPSGCGKSTTMEAVAGLTRPTEGKVYIGDDDVTDLAPKDRGVAMVFQNIALFPHMDVYENISFGLRLRKYDDEEVRRRVEQAADVVQLEGMLDRMPDEMSGGQRQRVAIARAIVRDPDVFLMDEPLANLDAKLRVHMRTELQRLHKELETTIIYVTHDQAEAMTMSNRIAVLNEGKLQQIDPPLTCYNEPANRFVAGFIGSPSMNFVEGELVDDGVRTKNFAVEFDPAQVPGATVGDEITLGVRPEDVHIADYADSLARPTRSIDATTDVLEPMGDEIFVYILLDETTDGTMESKETMENQLLMSVSPDTDIEADERVDVVLDGSKIHLFDSTTGEALVHGIGDLAEREPGTTVTEAE; via the coding sequence ATGGCACGAGTACGACTCGAACACATCACGAAACGCTACGACGACGTCACCGCAGTCGACGACGTGAGCATGGAGATCGAAGACGGCGAGTTCATCACCTTCGTCGGCCCTTCCGGCTGTGGAAAGTCGACGACGATGGAGGCAGTCGCCGGACTCACCAGGCCGACCGAGGGGAAGGTGTACATCGGCGACGACGACGTCACGGACCTCGCACCCAAAGATCGCGGCGTGGCGATGGTCTTCCAGAACATCGCGCTGTTCCCGCACATGGACGTCTACGAGAACATCTCCTTCGGGCTCCGACTCCGGAAGTACGACGACGAGGAGGTCCGCCGGCGCGTCGAGCAGGCCGCCGACGTCGTCCAGCTCGAGGGGATGCTCGATCGAATGCCCGACGAGATGTCAGGTGGCCAGCGCCAGCGCGTCGCCATCGCCCGCGCGATCGTCCGTGACCCGGACGTCTTCCTGATGGACGAACCACTCGCGAACCTGGACGCGAAGCTCCGCGTGCACATGCGCACGGAGCTCCAGCGCCTCCACAAGGAACTCGAGACGACGATCATCTACGTCACCCACGACCAGGCCGAGGCGATGACGATGTCAAACCGGATCGCCGTCCTCAACGAGGGAAAACTGCAGCAGATCGATCCGCCGCTGACCTGCTACAACGAGCCGGCAAACCGGTTCGTCGCCGGCTTCATCGGCTCGCCCTCGATGAACTTCGTCGAGGGCGAACTCGTCGACGACGGCGTTCGGACAAAGAACTTCGCCGTCGAGTTCGATCCGGCGCAGGTACCGGGTGCGACCGTCGGAGACGAGATCACGCTTGGAGTGCGACCGGAGGACGTCCACATCGCCGACTACGCGGACTCGCTGGCCCGGCCGACCAGATCGATCGACGCGACGACCGACGTCCTGGAGCCGATGGGCGACGAAATCTTCGTCTACATCCTGCTCGACGAGACGACGGACGGCACCATGGAGAGCAAAGAGACGATGGAAAACCAGCTCCTGATGAGCGTCAGCCCCGACACGGACATCGAAGCGGACGAACGCGTCGACGTCGTCCTCGACGGCTCCAAGATCCACCTGTTCGATTCGACGACCGGCGAAGCGCTCGTCCACGGCATCGGCGATCTCGCGGAACGAGAACCGGGAACGACCGTCACCGAAGCGGAGTAG
- a CDS encoding Gfo/Idh/MocA family protein, giving the protein MTTDRTDVRTGIVGLGNIGQYHAERLVDLGVPLVGGMDVSAEARRRFATRYGVDVYEDHDDLFDAVDAVVVTTPNKFHEEYAVDALERGLHVLLEKPLAHNLESAQRIAHAAADANATCMVGFNNRFSNAVQIVKNQIDRGELGRVTHLEANYVRRRGVPGRGSWFTRRAIAGGGALIDLGVHAIDLALYLLGYPDIQEVSGVTRSEFGPREDYAYLEMWGEDAGPDGFDVDDSSSAFVRCAGDRTISLETAWATNRPANHEFVVRGTDAAARFDLLENDLTIYSASTVGPDHLEDTTIQTRQNDTHTDEQRAFFDAIVTGRDVGESVEHALAVQRIIDAIYRSSEEGVSVQC; this is encoded by the coding sequence ATGACGACAGATCGCACCGACGTTCGAACGGGCATCGTCGGTCTCGGAAACATCGGCCAGTACCACGCCGAGCGACTCGTCGACCTCGGCGTGCCGCTGGTCGGCGGGATGGACGTCTCCGCCGAGGCGCGCAGACGCTTCGCCACGCGCTACGGCGTCGACGTCTACGAGGATCACGACGACCTCTTCGACGCCGTCGACGCCGTCGTCGTGACGACGCCCAACAAATTCCACGAGGAGTACGCCGTCGACGCCCTCGAGCGCGGCCTGCACGTCCTCCTCGAGAAACCGCTCGCCCATAATCTGGAGAGTGCACAGCGAATCGCACACGCAGCGGCCGACGCCAACGCGACCTGTATGGTCGGCTTCAACAACCGGTTCTCGAACGCCGTCCAGATCGTCAAAAACCAGATCGACCGCGGCGAACTCGGCCGAGTCACGCACCTCGAGGCGAACTACGTGCGCCGCCGTGGCGTCCCCGGGCGAGGTTCGTGGTTCACCCGGCGAGCGATCGCCGGCGGGGGCGCGCTCATCGACCTCGGCGTCCACGCGATCGACCTCGCGCTGTACCTGCTTGGCTACCCCGACATCCAGGAGGTCTCGGGGGTCACCCGATCCGAGTTCGGCCCGCGAGAGGACTACGCCTACCTCGAGATGTGGGGTGAGGACGCGGGGCCCGACGGGTTCGACGTGGACGACTCCTCGAGCGCGTTCGTCCGCTGTGCGGGCGACCGGACGATCTCGCTCGAGACCGCGTGGGCGACCAACCGACCGGCCAACCACGAGTTCGTCGTCCGCGGCACCGACGCAGCCGCCCGGTTCGACCTCCTCGAGAACGACCTCACGATCTACTCGGCGAGTACGGTTGGCCCCGATCACCTCGAGGACACGACGATCCAGACGCGCCAGAACGACACGCACACCGACGAACAGCGGGCCTTTTTCGATGCCATCGTGACTGGCCGGGACGTCGGCGAGAGCGTCGAACACGCACTCGCGGTCCAGCGCATCATCGACGCGATCTACCGCTCGAGCGAGGAGGGCGTTTCCGTCCAGTGTTGA
- a CDS encoding sugar phosphate isomerase/epimerase family protein codes for MHIGLHTPPLYDRSFEEALEYLSETAVSAVEPGVGGYPGDDHLERERYLDDEDAQAELHDLLEEYGMEISALATHNNPLHPDEEQAATADTELREAIRLASQLEVDTVTCFSGLPAGGPNDEVPNWITAPWPSEHAEAHEYQWDVALEYWDDLATHADDHGVDVAIEMHPNMLVYEPHGMARLREETNDRIGANFDPSHLYWQGISITDAIRYLGERDAIHHFHAKDTRVYEAQAREKGVLDTTAYDDEPNRSWLFRSVGYGHGEEHWKDVVSTLRMVGYDGALSIEHEDSLTSSREGLEKAIGLLERAIFEEQPGEAYWAE; via the coding sequence ATGCACATCGGTTTGCACACCCCGCCGCTGTACGACCGATCGTTCGAAGAGGCACTCGAGTACCTCTCCGAAACCGCCGTCTCGGCCGTCGAACCGGGCGTCGGCGGCTATCCGGGCGACGACCACCTCGAGCGCGAGCGGTACCTCGACGACGAGGACGCCCAGGCCGAACTCCACGACCTGCTCGAGGAGTACGGGATGGAGATCAGCGCCCTCGCGACCCACAACAATCCGCTCCATCCCGACGAGGAGCAGGCGGCGACGGCCGACACCGAGCTTCGCGAGGCGATCCGGCTCGCGTCCCAGCTCGAGGTCGACACCGTCACGTGCTTCTCCGGACTGCCCGCAGGCGGACCGAACGACGAGGTACCGAACTGGATCACGGCACCGTGGCCGAGCGAACACGCCGAGGCCCACGAGTACCAGTGGGACGTCGCCCTCGAGTACTGGGACGACCTCGCCACACACGCCGACGACCACGGCGTCGACGTTGCCATCGAGATGCACCCGAACATGCTGGTTTACGAGCCCCACGGGATGGCACGCCTGCGCGAGGAGACCAACGACCGGATCGGCGCGAACTTCGACCCCTCGCACCTCTACTGGCAGGGCATCTCGATCACCGACGCGATCCGCTACCTCGGCGAGCGCGACGCGATCCACCACTTCCACGCCAAAGATACTCGCGTCTACGAGGCCCAGGCCCGCGAGAAGGGCGTCCTCGACACGACGGCCTACGACGACGAACCGAACCGTTCGTGGCTCTTCCGGTCTGTGGGCTACGGCCACGGCGAAGAACACTGGAAAGACGTCGTCTCGACCCTGCGGATGGTCGGCTACGACGGCGCGTTGAGCATCGAACACGAGGACTCGCTGACGAGTTCGCGCGAGGGTCTCGAGAAAGCGATCGGACTGCTCGAGCGGGCGATCTTCGAAGAACAGCCGGGCGAGGCGTACTGGGCCGAGTAG
- a CDS encoding TraB domain-containing protein: MSSDGTLTFVPSVHYSPTHRRRTRETIRRERPDLVAVELDERRFERLESRVRATPADLLHELPPEMAVTYGTLRAIQQTVVRLYGFDPGKTEMETAIETAAELGIDVALVDDPIAETFDALSSRVGLETIPRTMIRAQFMGPKQRLDQFELLTLPFREIESGDDVQPAIDQLRWLLPEVAEVLIDRRDRAMATRLRALRRAGHDVVVVIGAGHHNGIRRVLEELEAADAMPEVDVPIRSPTREVTRIPIE; the protein is encoded by the coding sequence ATGTCCAGCGACGGAACCCTCACGTTCGTGCCGAGCGTCCACTACTCGCCGACTCACCGCCGTCGCACGCGCGAGACGATCCGCAGGGAACGGCCGGACCTCGTCGCGGTCGAACTCGACGAACGGCGCTTCGAGCGACTCGAGTCTCGCGTGCGAGCGACGCCCGCCGACCTGCTGCACGAGCTTCCGCCGGAGATGGCGGTCACGTACGGCACGCTCCGGGCGATCCAGCAGACCGTCGTTCGGCTGTACGGCTTCGACCCCGGGAAGACCGAGATGGAGACCGCCATCGAGACGGCTGCCGAACTCGGAATCGACGTCGCGCTCGTCGACGACCCGATCGCGGAGACGTTCGACGCCCTCTCGTCTCGCGTGGGACTCGAGACGATCCCTCGGACGATGATCCGGGCGCAGTTCATGGGGCCGAAACAGCGGCTCGACCAGTTCGAACTGCTGACGCTGCCGTTTCGCGAGATCGAGAGCGGCGACGACGTCCAGCCGGCGATCGATCAGTTGCGGTGGCTGCTCCCCGAGGTCGCCGAGGTGCTGATCGACAGGCGCGATCGGGCGATGGCGACGCGACTCCGGGCGCTCCGTCGAGCGGGTCACGACGTGGTCGTGGTCATCGGGGCGGGCCACCACAACGGCATCCGCCGCGTCCTCGAGGAGCTCGAAGCCGCTGACGCGATGCCGGAGGTGGACGTTCCGATCAGGAGCCCGACGCGGGAGGTCACCCGAATTCCGATCGAGTAA
- a CDS encoding cryptochrome/photolyase family protein, whose protein sequence is MYLHWHRRDLRASDNRGLSTATDRGPVVPVFVLDPTVLEHASPPRVASMLEALSALRAWYRERDSDLVVARGEPSAVLPELADEYGVDGVTWNADYSGLARDRDRAVTAALEDEGVDATSVQDALHHEPGSITPTQGDHYSVFSYFWKKWRDREKADPLESPPAADLADVAGADLPSLADLEFDEPAAALPTVTPEAARARLEAFCDEDVYRYADERDYPAAAATSRLSVHLKWGTIGVREVYAATEAARAAATTEADRDSVVAFQRQLAWREFYAHVLAFNPETVTENFSGYQRAIEWRDAPDELAAWKRGETGYPIVDAGMRQLLAEGYVHNRVRMIVASFLTKDLLIDWREGYDWYRRKLVDHDTANDVGGWQWAASTGTDAQPYFRVFNPMTQGERYDPDGEYVRSYVPELEGVPAETIHSWHDLDDDRRTAAAPDYPVPIVDHAERRERAIETFERARGE, encoded by the coding sequence ATGTACCTCCACTGGCACCGACGGGATCTTCGTGCGAGCGACAACCGTGGGTTGTCGACGGCGACCGATCGCGGCCCGGTCGTTCCCGTCTTCGTCCTCGATCCGACCGTCCTCGAGCACGCCTCGCCGCCGCGGGTCGCGTCGATGCTCGAGGCACTGTCGGCGCTTCGGGCGTGGTACCGCGAGCGCGATAGCGACCTCGTCGTCGCTCGCGGGGAGCCGAGTGCGGTCCTCCCGGAACTCGCCGACGAGTACGGCGTCGACGGCGTCACGTGGAACGCAGACTACAGTGGGCTTGCACGCGACCGGGATCGGGCGGTCACTGCCGCGCTCGAGGACGAGGGCGTCGACGCGACGTCGGTTCAGGATGCACTCCACCACGAACCCGGCTCGATCACGCCCACCCAGGGCGACCACTACTCGGTGTTCTCGTACTTCTGGAAGAAATGGCGCGACCGGGAGAAAGCCGACCCGCTCGAGTCGCCGCCAGCGGCCGATCTGGCCGACGTCGCGGGCGCGGACCTCCCCTCGCTCGCCGACCTCGAGTTCGACGAGCCGGCGGCGGCGCTCCCGACGGTGACGCCCGAGGCGGCTCGCGCGCGGCTCGAGGCGTTCTGCGACGAGGACGTGTACCGGTACGCCGACGAGCGGGACTATCCGGCCGCCGCCGCGACGTCGCGACTCTCGGTCCACCTCAAGTGGGGGACGATCGGCGTCCGCGAGGTGTACGCCGCGACCGAGGCCGCGAGAGCCGCGGCGACGACCGAGGCCGACCGCGATTCCGTCGTAGCGTTCCAGCGCCAGCTCGCCTGGCGGGAGTTCTACGCCCACGTCCTCGCGTTCAACCCCGAGACGGTCACCGAGAACTTCTCGGGATACCAGCGGGCGATCGAGTGGCGCGACGCTCCCGACGAACTCGCGGCCTGGAAACGCGGCGAGACGGGCTACCCGATCGTCGACGCGGGGATGCGCCAGCTGCTCGCGGAGGGGTACGTCCACAATCGCGTGCGGATGATCGTCGCCTCGTTTCTGACGAAAGACCTCCTGATCGACTGGCGAGAGGGCTACGACTGGTACCGACGGAAACTCGTCGACCACGACACGGCGAACGACGTCGGCGGCTGGCAGTGGGCCGCCTCGACGGGCACCGACGCCCAGCCGTACTTCCGCGTGTTCAACCCGATGACGCAGGGCGAACGCTACGACCCCGACGGCGAGTACGTTCGGTCGTACGTCCCCGAACTCGAGGGCGTCCCGGCCGAGACGATCCACTCCTGGCACGACCTCGACGACGACCGGCGGACGGCGGCCGCACCCGACTACCCCGTGCCCATCGTCGATCACGCCGAGCGCCGCGAACGGGCGATCGAGACGTTCGAACGGGCGCGTGGCGAGTGA
- a CDS encoding tubulin/FtsZ family protein yields MKLALIGFGQAGGKVVDEFVAYDAAIDGGFVEDAIAINSAKVDLQGLEHVPPEKQVLIGGARVKGHGVGADNELGAEIAEADIDEIQGAIDDVPVYDLDAFLIVTGMGGGTGSGGAPVLAKHLKRVYSEPVYGLGILPGTDEGGIYTLNAARSFQTFVREVDNLLVFDNDDWRRTGESVGSGYDRINREIVERFGKLFAAGEVGSGTHVAESVVDSSEIINTLSGGGVSTIGYATEAVQTSDGGLLSRLGRSDAGTEVEETTRMTSLVRKATLGRLTLPCAVSSADRALVVAAGPPERLNRKGIERGRTWLEEETGSMEVRGGDYPIPGSDEVSSIVLLSGVTDVDRIERLQQVAIEAKETTTEIDARSEDETAALVDTGGELDALF; encoded by the coding sequence ATGAAACTCGCACTCATCGGCTTCGGACAGGCGGGCGGGAAGGTCGTCGACGAGTTCGTCGCGTACGACGCAGCGATCGACGGTGGCTTCGTCGAGGACGCAATCGCTATCAACTCGGCAAAAGTGGACCTCCAGGGACTCGAGCACGTTCCCCCGGAAAAGCAGGTACTGATCGGCGGGGCACGCGTGAAAGGCCACGGCGTCGGTGCGGACAACGAACTCGGCGCGGAGATCGCCGAGGCGGACATCGACGAGATCCAGGGGGCGATCGACGACGTCCCCGTCTACGACCTCGACGCGTTTCTCATCGTCACCGGAATGGGCGGCGGCACCGGCTCTGGTGGTGCGCCCGTCCTCGCGAAACACCTGAAACGGGTCTACTCGGAACCGGTCTACGGGCTCGGGATCCTCCCCGGGACGGACGAAGGTGGCATCTACACGCTGAACGCCGCCAGGTCGTTCCAGACGTTCGTCCGCGAGGTGGACAACCTGCTGGTCTTCGACAACGACGACTGGCGACGCACCGGCGAGTCGGTCGGAAGCGGCTACGACCGCATCAACCGAGAGATCGTCGAACGGTTCGGCAAACTGTTCGCCGCCGGCGAAGTCGGATCTGGCACACACGTCGCCGAGAGCGTCGTCGACTCCTCGGAGATCATCAACACGCTCTCGGGCGGCGGCGTCTCCACGATCGGTTACGCGACCGAGGCGGTCCAGACCAGCGACGGCGGACTGCTCTCACGGCTTGGCCGATCGGACGCCGGAACCGAGGTCGAGGAGACGACCCGGATGACGAGTCTCGTCCGCAAGGCGACGCTCGGCAGGCTCACGCTCCCGTGTGCGGTCTCGAGCGCCGACCGTGCACTCGTGGTCGCCGCCGGCCCGCCCGAACGGCTCAACCGCAAGGGAATCGAACGCGGTCGCACCTGGCTCGAGGAGGAGACCGGCAGCATGGAGGTCCGGGGCGGCGACTATCCCATTCCCGGCAGCGACGAGGTCAGTTCGATCGTCCTCCTCTCGGGCGTCACCGACGTCGACCGGATCGAACGACTCCAGCAGGTCGCCATCGAAGCCAAGGAGACGACGACGGAGATCGACGCGCGAAGCGAGGACGAGACCGCCGCACTGGTGGACACGGGTGGAGAACTGGACGCGCTGTTCTGA
- a CDS encoding universal stress protein yields the protein MTERILVPTDGSDGATAALEHAIDHAADREATIHALYVADVTRDEAVASDSEVLEVFEQRGSRFVADAVDRAERRDVTVVDAVERGTPHETILEYAGAHDVDLLVMGTHGRRGFQRFFLGSVAERVVRMADVPVLTVNDTGASIPYPYEDVLIATDGSECARVAATHGVELAATHDATVHVVSVVDASATSYDVAAGQLLEALEVAAEETVETAATSAREAGVSTVETAVEVGSVSKELTAYADDHDVDLVVTGTHGRCGVDRYVMGSVAERVVRTAPCPVLTVSQRTDE from the coding sequence ATGACCGAACGAATCCTGGTTCCGACCGACGGGAGCGACGGGGCGACCGCCGCACTCGAGCACGCGATCGACCACGCCGCAGACCGTGAGGCGACGATCCACGCACTGTACGTCGCCGACGTGACTCGCGACGAGGCCGTCGCGAGCGACTCCGAGGTACTCGAGGTATTCGAACAGCGGGGCTCGCGGTTCGTCGCCGACGCCGTCGACCGCGCGGAACGGCGAGACGTCACCGTCGTCGACGCCGTCGAACGCGGCACGCCACACGAGACGATCCTCGAGTACGCCGGCGCACACGACGTCGACCTGCTCGTCATGGGGACCCACGGTCGTCGCGGCTTCCAGCGGTTCTTCCTCGGCAGCGTCGCCGAACGGGTCGTCCGGATGGCCGACGTTCCCGTGCTGACGGTCAACGACACCGGGGCATCGATCCCCTACCCCTACGAGGACGTGCTCATCGCGACCGACGGCAGCGAGTGCGCACGAGTGGCTGCCACCCACGGCGTCGAACTGGCAGCGACACACGACGCGACGGTCCACGTCGTCTCCGTCGTCGACGCGAGCGCGACCAGTTACGACGTCGCTGCCGGCCAGTTACTCGAGGCGCTCGAGGTGGCCGCCGAGGAGACCGTCGAGACGGCGGCGACGAGCGCTCGAGAGGCCGGCGTCTCGACTGTTGAGACGGCAGTAGAGGTCGGGAGCGTCTCGAAAGAACTCACCGCCTACGCCGACGACCACGACGTCGACCTCGTCGTCACGGGAACCCACGGCCGGTGTGGCGTGGATCGGTACGTCATGGGGAGCGTCGCAGAACGAGTCGTCCGCACCGCGCCGTGTCCCGTATTGACTGTGAGCCAGCGAACCGACGAGTGA
- the tsaA gene encoding tRNA (N6-threonylcarbamoyladenosine(37)-N6)-methyltransferase TrmO translates to MDRSNRGDDARAISDVETTIECRPIGVVRTPFETLEDAPRQGIESDARGEIVLDDQYAPGLEGLTAGDRVAVVWFADRADRETLRVRDGTRGVFATRSPMRPNPIGISPCRIERVDPPRVVVRGVDALDGTPVLDLKIGLE, encoded by the coding sequence ATGGACCGATCGAACCGAGGCGACGACGCACGAGCGATTTCGGACGTGGAAACGACGATCGAGTGTCGACCGATCGGGGTCGTACGAACGCCGTTCGAGACGCTCGAGGACGCCCCCCGGCAGGGGATCGAATCTGACGCGAGAGGCGAGATCGTCCTGGACGACCAGTATGCACCCGGACTCGAGGGATTGACGGCGGGCGATCGCGTCGCCGTAGTCTGGTTCGCCGACCGGGCGGACAGGGAGACGCTGCGGGTTCGCGACGGCACCCGGGGCGTGTTCGCGACCCGGTCGCCGATGCGGCCGAATCCGATCGGGATCAGCCCGTGTCGCATCGAGCGCGTCGACCCGCCGCGGGTGGTCGTTCGCGGCGTCGACGCGCTCGACGGGACGCCGGTACTCGACCTCAAGATCGGACTCGAGTGA